A single region of the Asterias amurensis chromosome 19, ASM3211899v1 genome encodes:
- the LOC139951499 gene encoding adhesion G protein-coupled receptor L3-like has product MSVYKSHNNGSGSNHSGGDFDGALTFGSRIIEVSVFSERGIEILDFIDSNINLTFPVHGMNEYEPVCSFNSGKDSDWATEGCVVSDFNGYEDAYWNDDGEAIFNITCTCNHLTHFAVLLQLGDEGEETFDTYVLDILTKIGLGFSIVCLAVTLITYTMLRLMKSIRIVTHANLALALMSSDLIFFFIDTKNEVGCTLVAILLHFFLLAAFTWMALEGAFLYIKVTPTFRWSIRLPIWLLIGWGFPFGVVVVSAAVNFRGYVGNGRCWLSLDDGFVLAFLAPVISIIVVNTCILIRLIVIFFSLKANKDKSEAKKLKSGLRLAIVLEPLLGLPWVLGLFYTGKETVVFAYAFVIFNSLQGVFVFLGQCVFDQEVRTSLKCRSSRVESISVPQDSTSFTLASKQAVTDH; this is encoded by the exons ATGAGCGTGTATAAGTCACACAATAATGGCTCGGGATCAAATCACAGTGGTGGAGATTTTGACGGAGCGCTGACTTTCGGCAGCAGAATAATTGAAGTGTCTGTATTTAGCGAACGTGGAATTGAAATCCTCGACTTCATAGATTCAAATATCAACTTAACATTTCCCGTCCACGGG ATGAACGAATACGAGCCAGTTTGTTCCTTCAACAGTGGAAAAGACAG TGATTGGGCAACTGAGGGGTGTGTTGTGTCGGACTTCAATGGTTATGAAGACGCCTATTGGAACGACGATGGTGAAGCCATTTTTAACATCACTTGCACTTGTAATCATCTGACACATTTTGCTGTCCTGTTGCAACTCGGTGATGAG GGTGAAGAAACATTTGATACCTATGTGTTGGATATCCTGACTAAAATCGGACTGGGATTCTCCATTGTGTGTCTTGCTGTGACTTTGATAACATACACAATGCTTCG gCTGATGAAAAGCATCAGGATAGTAACCCACGCTAACTTAGCCTTAGCGTTGATGAGTTCTGATCTAATCTTCTTCTTCATCGACACAAAAAATGAG GTTGGCTGCACCTTAGTCGCCATATTGCTTCACTTCTTCTTGCTGGCTGCGTTCACTTGGATGGcgctagagggcgctttttTATACATCAAAGTAACCCCAACATTCCGGTGGAGTATTCGACTTCCTATTTGGCTTCTCATTGGCTGGG GTTTTCCATTCGGTGTAGTAGTTGTCTCAGCTGCCGTGAATTTCAGAGGCTATGTTGGAAATGGCAG ATGCTGGTTATCGCTTGATGACGGGTTTGTTTTGGCATTCCTTGCTCCAGTTATTTCCATCATTGTA GTTAATACGTGTATCTTGATACGGCTCATTGTCATATTCTTCtctttaaaagcaaacaaagaCAAAAGTGAAGCAAAGAAGTTAAA ATCTGGACTTCGACTTGCCATCGTTCTGGAGCCTCTTCTTGGATTACCGTGGGTTCTTGGACTCTTCTACACTGGGAAAGAAACTGTCGTCTTTGCTTATGCATTTGTCATCTTTAACAGTTTACAG GGAGTCTTTGTGTTCCTTGGACAGTGTGTTTTCGACCAAGAG gtGAGGACGTCTTTAAAGTGTAGATCTTCTAGGGTCGAGTCCATCAGTGTCCCTCAAGACTCGACGTCTTTCACATTGGCAA GCAAGCAGGCTGTTACGGATCACTAG
- the LOC139951809 gene encoding uncharacterized protein, with the protein MKTSTLTIFNYRERGYEGSVIFCSSSTPSNSTHLMIPDNFGNITENGTLNVSLIHLPAATNSSIDYAIDWAHLVIAADTNSSDVRIQCTANATGSPTIAWRVYQSKCGIWERLLRSEMKGGVSVEQRSLSPYEELSTLTITNYRERGYSGSVIECAYFTHGNYSETVNFTNNSSSFKPGNNLVTVNFTIDDGKSDGPTEDWTLQLHSLEHSTDNISQLDLQLSCTASASSGPSIAWHVYFPLCGVWNTLHQMTELGVLVEDRATSPCLKTSKLSISDYAERGYQGALIVCTAYAAWKSANQSANLTLLDGRPTVVPLELTHLEVPRLAQLHVGVNDSNLQLLCTSSSDINSRIVWRVYQLRCGTWESFELNSKNGAILVHRSLSSCVQTSTMTILSYVEEGYHGAVLECLVNNPRNSANYSANFTIPGNETDQSHEKQTIEIDSLVEVTQGVDPSNKQLLCTAIGSSIQWLIYLSNLTSSVINDTDRGVLIERNRVSSCVFSSTLTILNYREHSYAGSVVTCTTSIPANTGNHSANFTLPSRLDEENLQNAKPGLTLKHVTEGVNQSDIRLMCRANTVSNIAEFKWKVIQPVCRLQTPLLNSTEVGVLIKESSSVRSSTLEITDYPCITELHFPPSCITNLIRIIRTSAACSIRVNLSPEDNRIETPS; encoded by the exons ATGAAAACATCCACTCTGACCATCTTCAACTACCGGGAACGAGGTTACGAGGGTTCGGTCATCTTTTGTTCAAGCTCGACACCATCGAATTCAACTCACCTGATGATACcag ATAACTTTGGAAACATTACCGAAAACGGGACATTAAATGTATCTCTTATACATCTACCAGCGGCCACTAATTCTTCAATTGATTACGCAATTGATTGGGCTCACTTGGTGATTGCAG CGGACACAAATTCTTCGGATGTACGGATCCAGTGTACAGCAAATGCAACCGGCAGTCCGACCATTGCTTGGCGAGTCTATCAATCTAAATGCGGCATCTGGGAGCGTTTGTTGCGGAGTGAAATGAAGGGTGGAGTCTCTGTAGAGCAGCGTAGTTTGTCACCATATGAAGAGTTGTCCACCCTTACGATAACGAACTACCGTGAGCGAGGTTACAGTGGCTCTGTAATCGAAtgtgcttattttacacacggCAATTATTCTGAAACAGTAAACTTCACCAATAATAGTTCATCTTTTAAACCAGGCAACAATCTTGTTACGGTAAACTTCACAATTGATG ATGGTAAATCCGACGGACCAACTGAGGACTGGACTCTCCAACTTCACAGTCTAGAACATTCGACAGACAACATCAGTCAACTCGACCTTCAGCTCTCGTGCACAGCAAGTGCATCTTCCGGCCCGTCCATAGCTTGGCACGTCTATTTCCCTCTGTGTGGTGTTTGGAACACTCTACATCAAATGACAGAACTTGGTGTGTTGGTAGAGGATCGTGCTACATCACCCTGCCTGAAGACGTCAAAATTGAGTATCTCAGACTATGCTGAACGCGGTTATCAAGGAGCGCTTATTGTGTGCACAGCTTATGCAGCTTGGAAATCGGCTAATCAGTCTGCTAATTTGACGCTACTTG ATGGTCGACCAACAGTAGTGCCATTGGAGTTAACGCACCTTGAGGTTCCTAGACTTGCACAACTGCATGTAGGAGTAAATGATTCAAATCTGCAACTGTTGTGCACAAGTTCTAGTGACATAAACTCAAGGATTGTTTGGCGAGTCTACCAATTGAGATGCGGTACCTGGGAGAGTTTTGAGCTCAACTCCAAAAACGGTGCCATCCTTGTGCATAGGAGCCTTTCGTCTTGTGTCCAGACGTCAACAATGACTATTTTAAGCTATGTGGAAGAAGGCTACCATGGCGCTGTCTTAGAGTGCTTAGTGAATAATCCTCGGAATTCTGCAAACTATTCGGCAAACTTTACAATTCCTG GGAACGAGACTGATCAAAGCCACGAAAAACAGACTATAGAGATCGACAGCCTAGTAGAGGTCACCCAAGGAGTCGACCCATCAAATAAGCAGCTTCTGTGTACCGCCATTGGTTCATCAATTCAGTGGCTAATTTACCTCTCAAACCTGACGTCATCAGTGATCAACGATACTGACAGGGGTGTGCTCATTGAAAGGAACAGGGTGTCATCCTGTGTTTTCTCATCCACGTTAACCATTTTGAATTACCGTGAACATAGCTATGCAGGTTCAGTTGTCACGTGTACAACCTCGATCCCTGCTAACACTGGAAATCATTCAGCCAACTTCACTCTCccttcaa GATTGGATGAAGAAAACCTCCAAAACGCAAAGCCTGGCCTTACGTTGAAACACGTCACAGAGGGAGTTAACCAATCAGATATTCGCCTGATGTGCAGGGCAAACACTGTTTCAAACATTGCTGAGTTCAAATGGAAAGTTATTCAGCCAGTTTGCCGATTGCAGACACCTTTGCTTAACTCAACTGAAGTAGGTGTGCTCATAAAAGAGTCGTCTAGTGTACGCTCATCGACGTTGGAAATAACAGACTACC CATGCATCACCGAActccatttcccgccttcgtgcatcaccaatcTAATCCGCATCATCAGAACTtcagcagcatgcagcatcagagtcaacctttctccagaagacaatcggATCGAAAcgccgagttga
- the LOC139951810 gene encoding uncharacterized protein: MGMIHNQKGVFLVLLDLSAAFDTVNHNVLFNRLECEIGITGTALEWFKSYFSGRTTQVLIDNTYSASHDMLYGLPQGSIVGPKSFTIYTIPIGRIIKGNNPLYHIYADDIQIYTSFTPSDSSSIQSALQALTKCIVELKSWMTENMLKLNNNKTEFFVAASPHFNRLMPSVQLHIGDEIITPTKTVRNLGIVFDNLMSMSSQITSLSRSVSYHLRNITHAIQTFHWSLGDNDTVSISNENSCDAFKPLEGMFVPIKDVPDLNGVRFVPAPGVVLDSCAVSSDLKAPLILGEYNNSCITDPLFCTNGSFTWAVWMKIQPHNQSVMGLVNLISAGNYDSFKSGFNIWLSGDMLLCSANNNKERSSIVVNMTYLVDERSIQKGQWFHLACSFNFLSHGQIAMMYFNGLTVKNNSTPDWDEFLDMQIQYNINDNELDNYLRLGSYITPSLTDESLDLVIIDYSNLMVTDGILGPDTIQNLYACGSMDWDLELRSLVRVSKGVGPFTLKLYLQIKTGGVG, from the exons ATGGGCATGATCCACAATCAGAAGGGCGTGTTCCTGGTGCTTTTAGACCTAAGTGCCGCATTCGACACTGTTAATCACAATGTCCTTTTCAACAGATTAGAATGTGAGATTGGCATTACAGGGACAGCTCTTGAGTGGTTTAAGTCTTACTTCAGTGGTAGAACAACACAGGTTTTGATAGACAATACTTATTCAGCCTCACACGATATGCTTTATGGATTGCCGCAAGGATCAATTGTTGGACCGAAATCCTTTACCATTTACACCATTCCCATTGGTAGAATCATCAAGGGGAACAATCCACTCTACCACATCTATGCTGATGATATTCAGATTTATACCAGTTTCACACCTTCGGATTCATCATCTATTCAGTCTGCCTTACAGGCGCTCACAAAGTGCATTGTAGAATTAAAATCCTGGATGACTGAAAATATGTTGAAACTGAACAACAATAAAACCGAGTTCTTTGTTGCAGCCTCACCTCATTTCAATCGCCTCATGCCCAGTGTTCAACTGCATATTGGAGATGAAATTATCACACCCACTAAAACTGTTCGGAACCTTggcattgtctttgacaatcttATGTCTATGTCTTCACAAATAACATCATTGTCTAGGTCTGTGTCATACCATCTGCGTAACATTACAC ATGCTATTCAGACTTTCCATTGGTCCCTTGGTGACAATGACACCGTCTCAATCAGCAATGAAAACTCCTGCGACGCATTTAAACCCCTTGAAGGAATGTTCGTTCCCATCAAAGACGTGCCAGATCTGAATGGCGTTCGGTTTGTACCCGCACCGGGAGTCGTTCTTGATTCCTGTGCCGTCTCCAGCGACTTGAAAGCCCCACTAATTCTCGGCGAATACAACAACAGCTGTATAACGGACCCGTTGTTTTGTACGAATGGTAGTTTTACATGGGCAGTATGGATGAAGATACAACCTCACAACCAGAGCGTAATGGGTTTGGTCAATCTGATTAGCGCGGGAAACTATGACAGTTTCAAGTCTGGATTCAACATTTGGCTCAGCGGTGACATGCTGCTTTGTTCTGCAAATAACAACAAAGAAAGATCATCCATTGTGGTCAACATGACTTATCTTGTAGACGAACGAAGCATACAGAAGGGACAATGGTTTCATCTTGCATGCTCATTTAACTTTTTAAGTCACGGGCAGATCGCAATGATGTACTTCAACGGCTTAACAGTTAAAAATAATTCAACTCCGGATTGGGATGAATTTCTTGATATGCAGATTCAATACAATATCAACGATAACGAATTGGACAATTACCTGAGACTCGGGAGCTACATTACACCTTCTTTGACTGATGAATCCCTTGACCTAGTTATAATTGATTACAGCAACTTGATGGTGACTGATGGTATTCTTGGGCCAGATACAATTCAGAATCTCTACGCATGTGGATCAATGG ATTGGGACCTGGAACTCCGTAGTCTGGTGCGGGTGTCAAAAGGAGTCGGCCCGTTCACTCTCAAGCTT TATCTACAAATCAAAACTGGGGGTGTTGGATGA